In a genomic window of Quercus lobata isolate SW786 chromosome 4, ValleyOak3.0 Primary Assembly, whole genome shotgun sequence:
- the LOC115987788 gene encoding proline-rich receptor-like protein kinase PERK10, translating into MAILLFTLFTIAPPPPPPPPALPPITPPLTSPPPPSPLTPPALPPPLKFPPFPPFHPSPPPPPPPQTLQPPDTTPPPPSRPPLVPLALLGILTLTGGLLVFFAIARYNGPRNEENLERLSQPENSNRRVPEPYELSDVTVRPESNWVADLPEPIKSPAPAVRVSVYK; encoded by the coding sequence cccaccaccaccaccagcctTACCCCCTATTACCCCTCCTCTCACTTCGCCTCCACCTCCCTCCCCCCTTACTCCACCAGCGCTGCCGCCGCCGCTAAAGTTTCCTCCATTCCCACCTTTCCACCCatcgccaccaccaccaccaccaccccaaACTCTGCAACCACCAGacaccacaccaccaccaccaagccGACCACCACTCGTGCCGCTTGCGTTGTTGGGTATCTTAACTCTAACAGGTGGCCTCTTAGTCTTCTTTGCCATTGCTCGCTACAACGGGCCTCGTAACGAGGAGAATCTGGAGAGGTTATCTCAGCCGGAGAACTCAAACCGAAGGGTACCGGAGCCTTACGAATTGAGCGATGTGACTGTGAGGCCTGAATCTAATTGGGTTGCAGACCTGCCGGAGCCGATCAAGAGTCCTGCTCCTGCGGTGAGGGTGTCGGTGTATAAGTAG